Proteins found in one Actinokineospora alba genomic segment:
- a CDS encoding ArsR/SmtB family transcription factor, whose product MAVDQLDATFAALADPTRRAILKRLKSGEATVMELAAPFEMSQPAISKHLKVLERAGLISRGRDAQRRPCRLEPGPLKAATDWLENYRRYWEEQYQRLDALLDVLKEET is encoded by the coding sequence CGACCTTCGCCGCGCTCGCCGACCCGACCCGGCGGGCGATCCTCAAGCGGCTCAAGTCGGGCGAGGCCACGGTCATGGAGCTGGCCGCGCCGTTCGAGATGAGCCAGCCCGCGATCTCCAAGCACCTCAAGGTGTTGGAGCGGGCGGGTTTGATCTCCCGCGGCCGCGACGCGCAACGGCGGCCGTGCAGGCTGGAACCGGGTCCGCTCAAGGCGGCGACGGACTGGCTGGAGAACTACCGCCGCTATTGGGAAGAGCAGTACCAACGCCTCGACGCACTGCTCGACGTGCTCAAAGAGGAGACCTGA
- a CDS encoding SRPBCC family protein yields the protein MTVTITTPSPTELAVTRSFDAPRALVFDALTKPELLKRWLGAQGWNLVECTVDLRVGGAWRFVSQGPGGAKMGHGGVYQEIEAPSRLVYTESYDDQWFEGEALITASLTETAGRTTVHTVLRFESQEIRDVVAASPMESGINYGYARLDDVLASVSKAG from the coding sequence ATGACCGTCACGATCACGACCCCGTCGCCCACCGAACTGGCGGTGACCCGCTCGTTCGACGCGCCACGAGCACTGGTCTTCGACGCGCTGACCAAGCCCGAACTGTTGAAGCGCTGGCTCGGCGCCCAAGGCTGGAACCTGGTCGAGTGCACGGTCGACCTCCGAGTCGGCGGCGCCTGGCGGTTTGTCTCGCAGGGGCCGGGCGGCGCGAAGATGGGCCACGGCGGCGTGTACCAGGAGATCGAAGCGCCCTCGCGCCTGGTCTACACCGAGTCCTATGACGACCAGTGGTTCGAGGGCGAAGCCCTGATCACCGCGTCCCTGACCGAAACGGCCGGCCGAACCACCGTCCACACGGTGCTGCGGTTCGAGTCGCAGGAGATCCGGGACGTGGTCGCGGCGTCCCCGATGGAATCCGGAATCAATTACGGCTATGCGCGTCTCGACGACGTGCTGGCCTCAGTGTCGAAAGCGGGCTGA